A single window of Sphingobacterium sp. ML3W DNA harbors:
- a CDS encoding regulatory protein RecX: MFDEEKTRKKSYSPKQALLKAESYCAYQERAQQEVRDKLYDWGLHQEDVEQIISQLITENFLNEERFAIAYTLGKLRMKSWGRIKIKQSLKFKKVSDPLIRLAFSKIDLDEYESKLSDLIDKKQLSLKDKDPYILKNKLFQYALSRGFESDIISSLLKEKGL; encoded by the coding sequence ATGTTTGACGAAGAGAAAACGAGAAAGAAAAGCTATAGCCCTAAGCAGGCATTGCTAAAGGCTGAAAGTTATTGTGCCTATCAGGAAAGAGCGCAACAGGAAGTAAGAGATAAATTGTACGACTGGGGTTTGCACCAAGAAGATGTAGAGCAGATCATCTCGCAATTGATAACGGAAAATTTCCTCAATGAGGAAAGGTTTGCCATTGCTTATACTTTAGGGAAATTGCGAATGAAGAGTTGGGGTAGAATCAAGATCAAACAATCCTTAAAATTCAAAAAGGTATCAGATCCCTTGATTAGACTTGCTTTTTCTAAGATAGATCTGGATGAATACGAAAGTAAACTGAGCGACCTGATTGATAAAAAGCAACTATCTTTGAAAGACAAAGATCCCTATATCCTAAAAAATAAGCTATTTCAATATGCATTGTCACGAGGTTTTGAGAGCGATATCATTTCTTCTCTCCTGAAAGAAAAGGGCTTATAA
- a CDS encoding DUF502 domain-containing protein: protein MLSKLVRSFLNYLIKGTLVVVPLAGAVFLIVWIVASVDSALNLTGLFLEDETGHPVYIPGIGILTVILILVLAGIVFTNFVTDPIKGWLNHQIKRIPLLNTLYSSIKDFTEAFVGDAKKFNVPVLVKVNEIGVSKIGFLTQSDLSKIKLTDEVVVYFPYSYSFAGQVVVVKSSLVTKLDMSATDAMKLVVSGGVSGLE from the coding sequence ATGTTGTCAAAATTAGTAAGATCTTTTTTAAATTATCTCATAAAAGGAACCTTGGTGGTCGTTCCTTTAGCTGGTGCTGTTTTTCTAATTGTTTGGATCGTTGCTTCGGTGGATTCGGCATTGAACCTAACCGGTTTATTTCTGGAGGATGAAACTGGACATCCGGTATATATTCCAGGGATCGGTATCTTAACTGTCATATTGATTCTGGTATTGGCAGGAATCGTCTTTACAAACTTTGTAACAGACCCCATTAAAGGGTGGTTAAATCACCAGATCAAACGTATTCCGTTATTGAATACACTGTATTCTTCCATTAAAGATTTTACCGAAGCATTTGTTGGCGATGCCAAAAAATTCAATGTACCTGTATTGGTAAAAGTGAATGAAATAGGGGTGAGTAAAATTGGCTTCTTGACACAGTCCGATTTATCAAAAATTAAGCTGACAGATGAAGTGGTCGTTTATTTCCCATATTCTTACTCATTTGCGGGGCAGGTTGTTGTTGTAAAATCTTCTTTAGTAACAAAATTAGATATGTCCGCTACAGACGCGATGAAACTGGTGGTATCTGGTGGTGTCAGTGGTTTAGAATAA
- a CDS encoding Sb-PDE family phosphodiesterase: protein MIAVASSSVFAQQDDTVVQLQEFRNPKKREVINIPNVNNYQVLKCDFHMHTVFTDGHVWPNVRVQEAWKEGLDAISFTEHVEYTPHKDDVKPGNLRSYELAKNIAAESNILLIKGTEITRGTPPGHFNALFIQDDKNLVVDNSPSLDEKAIQAAVDQNAFIFWNHPGWKATTIKGSYDWVPFVEKMYAEKKLNGIEVVNGFGFHKKALDWALDRNLTVIGNTDVHNLIAHDYDISRAGVHRTMTLVMSKDRSAASIREALEQGRTIAWSSNYLFGKEEHVRDLFHACVSLSPAYHKTASAKKGDVNYYELTNNSDLYFELELKDGNATQKLTLYPESTQVLTASAGQSALTYEVVSTYVRSDKHLQIKLSL, encoded by the coding sequence TTGATAGCTGTAGCTTCTTCGTCGGTATTCGCGCAACAAGACGATACTGTAGTACAGCTACAAGAATTTAGAAACCCTAAGAAAAGAGAAGTTATTAATATTCCAAATGTTAATAATTATCAAGTGTTAAAATGTGACTTTCATATGCATACTGTTTTTACAGATGGACATGTTTGGCCTAATGTTCGTGTGCAAGAAGCTTGGAAGGAAGGACTGGATGCAATTTCTTTTACCGAACATGTCGAGTATACACCACATAAAGACGATGTGAAACCAGGTAATTTGAGATCTTATGAATTGGCGAAAAATATAGCTGCCGAGAGTAATATTTTACTTATCAAGGGTACAGAAATCACACGAGGTACGCCTCCAGGACATTTTAATGCTTTATTCATTCAAGATGATAAAAACCTTGTAGTTGACAACTCGCCGAGTTTGGATGAAAAGGCTATTCAGGCAGCTGTAGATCAGAATGCATTTATTTTTTGGAATCACCCAGGATGGAAGGCGACTACAATCAAAGGGTCTTACGATTGGGTTCCATTTGTTGAGAAAATGTATGCCGAAAAGAAGTTAAATGGTATTGAAGTTGTCAATGGTTTTGGTTTTCATAAAAAGGCTTTAGATTGGGCTTTAGACCGTAACCTTACGGTTATCGGAAATACGGATGTCCATAATCTCATTGCGCATGATTATGATATCTCCCGAGCTGGTGTACACCGTACGATGACTTTAGTGATGTCCAAAGACCGTTCTGCCGCATCTATCCGAGAGGCTTTGGAGCAAGGTCGTACGATAGCTTGGTCTAGCAATTATCTTTTTGGTAAGGAAGAGCATGTTCGCGATTTATTTCATGCATGTGTTTCTTTAAGTCCTGCATACCACAAGACTGCTTCTGCGAAAAAAGGTGATGTAAATTATTATGAATTAACAAACAATAGTGATTTATATTTTGAGTTAGAGCTTAAGGATGGCAATGCGACGCAAAAACTGACTTTATACCCTGAATCGACACAGGTCTTGACGGCTTCTGCTGGTCAAAGTGCTTTAACTTATGAAGTAGTATCAACATATGTTCGAAGTGATAAGCATCTTCAAATTAAATTAAGCCTATAA
- the thiS gene encoding sulfur carrier protein ThiS, with translation MELTINHQQRFFAQPPSSLEGLMLLEFPEKSKGIAVALNNQVIPKKAWSTTQLKNQDTILIITATQGG, from the coding sequence ATGGAACTCACAATCAACCACCAACAACGTTTTTTCGCACAGCCTCCCTCCTCTTTGGAAGGATTGATGCTTTTGGAATTTCCAGAAAAAAGCAAGGGCATTGCTGTAGCCCTGAACAACCAAGTTATTCCTAAAAAAGCTTGGTCTACCACCCAACTAAAAAATCAAGACACAATTCTCATTATCACTGCAACACAAGGCGGATAA
- a CDS encoding bifunctional UDP-N-acetylmuramoyl-tripeptide:D-alanyl-D-alanine ligase/alanine racemase produces the protein MYTIADISEIVAPQRSIIVAHESIIQNLIYDTRKIMNAETGLFFALVNRRDGHDFIMDAYRKGVRNFVLQNDLQQELVLTDANILWVPDTFLALQAIAAFQRKKFKSPVLGITGSNGKTIVKEWLFQLLSPEYKIYRSPKSYNSQLGVALSLWELNEQYNFAIIEAGISEVGEMARLEKMIKPTHGVLTNIGVAHREGFQSKEEKIDEKLKLFTDAEVLVYPQKYLEHVYMPSQIYKFAWGDEESCQLEVYSLKKEDNQSTLVSLCFSRQIFTVKIPFVDQASIENAISCIGVMITFGYDVKVIAERIATLQPMEMRLELKKGKQNSSIIDDSYSNDLVALQIALDFLKQQKQHLRKILILSDIPGVQVKDEKTFGKLKRLISESGLTELIFIGPVLGQLVSQFTLPITNYADTKSFLEDLKHINYSDATILIKGARDYHFEQISKRLVAKSHDTTLEINLNALEHNLNVYRGLLPPGVKLMAMVKAFSYGSGSFEIANLLQFNHVDYLTVAFTDEGVDLRNGGITLPIVVMSPDENAFDAIVQHRLEPEIYSFRILNSFIRYLKQHDLKGFPVHIKVDTGMHRLGFMPEEIEALLAVLKNQEVIRVQSVFSHLASAGNVVDDKFTGNQIQLLDEFTAQLKQELGYSFIRHIAATSGIALWPSAYFDMVRLGIGLYGIDLEREDLPVKEVSVLKTNVTQIKQLSATETIGYNRAGVIHRPSRIATIKIGYADGYDRRFGNGVGKMSINGQIVATVGNICMDMCMLDVTDIEVNEEDEVIVYPDIKEAALAIGTIPYELLVNISQRVKRVYFYE, from the coding sequence ATGTATACCATAGCGGATATTTCGGAGATTGTAGCACCTCAAAGATCGATTATTGTAGCCCATGAATCCATCATTCAAAATTTGATTTATGATACGCGTAAGATCATGAATGCAGAAACAGGTTTGTTTTTTGCATTGGTCAACCGTAGGGATGGGCATGATTTCATCATGGATGCTTACAGAAAAGGTGTCCGAAACTTTGTCTTGCAAAATGATCTACAACAGGAGCTTGTATTGACTGATGCCAATATCTTATGGGTGCCAGATACATTTTTGGCCTTACAAGCGATAGCTGCTTTTCAAAGAAAGAAATTCAAATCTCCAGTCTTGGGAATAACGGGGAGCAATGGTAAAACCATTGTCAAAGAATGGTTATTCCAATTATTGTCTCCTGAATACAAGATCTACCGTAGTCCCAAAAGCTACAACTCACAATTAGGGGTTGCATTATCACTTTGGGAGTTAAATGAGCAGTATAACTTTGCCATCATAGAAGCGGGTATCAGTGAAGTAGGCGAAATGGCTAGGTTGGAAAAAATGATTAAACCCACGCATGGTGTATTGACCAATATTGGTGTTGCGCATAGAGAGGGCTTCCAATCCAAAGAGGAAAAAATTGATGAAAAATTAAAACTCTTTACAGATGCGGAAGTATTGGTCTATCCGCAGAAATATTTGGAACATGTCTATATGCCTTCTCAGATTTATAAATTTGCTTGGGGTGATGAGGAGTCCTGCCAATTGGAAGTGTATTCCCTAAAAAAGGAAGACAATCAATCGACCTTGGTCAGTTTATGTTTTTCACGTCAGATCTTTACTGTAAAAATTCCTTTTGTCGATCAAGCTTCCATTGAAAATGCCATTTCTTGCATTGGGGTGATGATTACCTTTGGATATGATGTAAAGGTAATTGCTGAACGTATCGCAACTTTACAACCAATGGAGATGCGTTTGGAGTTGAAGAAAGGGAAACAGAACAGTTCCATTATCGATGATTCTTATAGTAATGATTTAGTGGCGTTGCAAATCGCATTGGATTTTTTAAAGCAACAGAAGCAACACTTGCGTAAGATCCTGATTCTATCGGATATTCCAGGTGTTCAGGTAAAGGATGAAAAGACATTTGGTAAATTGAAACGCTTGATTTCGGAGAGTGGATTGACCGAGTTGATTTTTATAGGACCGGTCTTAGGTCAATTGGTTTCTCAGTTTACATTGCCGATAACAAATTATGCAGACACAAAATCATTTCTTGAAGACCTCAAGCATATCAATTATAGCGATGCTACGATTCTGATTAAAGGTGCTCGGGATTACCACTTCGAGCAGATCAGTAAGCGGTTGGTAGCAAAATCGCACGATACGACCTTAGAAATTAATCTCAATGCGCTCGAGCATAACCTCAATGTATATCGCGGATTATTGCCTCCAGGTGTTAAATTAATGGCTATGGTGAAGGCTTTTTCCTATGGTAGTGGAAGTTTTGAAATCGCTAATTTATTGCAGTTTAATCATGTGGATTACTTAACAGTTGCGTTTACGGATGAGGGGGTGGATCTAAGGAATGGAGGCATTACCTTGCCTATCGTGGTGATGAGCCCAGATGAGAATGCTTTTGACGCGATAGTGCAGCACAGATTGGAACCCGAAATCTATAGTTTTAGAATTTTGAACTCTTTTATTCGTTATCTAAAGCAACATGATTTGAAGGGATTTCCTGTTCATATCAAAGTAGATACCGGAATGCACCGATTGGGATTTATGCCCGAGGAAATAGAGGCATTGCTAGCTGTTTTAAAAAATCAAGAAGTGATTAGGGTGCAGTCCGTATTCTCACATCTTGCTTCTGCAGGAAATGTTGTCGATGATAAGTTTACTGGAAATCAGATTCAGTTGTTGGACGAGTTTACGGCTCAGTTAAAACAGGAATTAGGCTATTCATTTATTCGTCATATAGCCGCAACTTCTGGAATTGCTTTATGGCCTTCGGCTTATTTTGACATGGTCCGCCTGGGAATTGGTCTTTATGGAATAGACTTGGAAAGAGAAGACTTGCCCGTGAAGGAAGTGAGTGTGCTGAAAACGAACGTTACACAGATAAAACAATTGTCGGCTACGGAGACCATAGGGTACAATCGAGCAGGAGTAATACATCGACCTAGTCGTATTGCAACGATTAAGATTGGTTATGCCGATGGTTATGATCGTCGTTTTGGAAATGGGGTAGGGAAGATGTCCATTAATGGACAAATTGTAGCTACAGTAGGCAATATCTGTATGGATATGTGCATGTTGGATGTCACAGATATTGAAGTCAACGAAGAAGATGAAGTTATTGTATATCCTGATATAAAAGAGGCAGCTTTGGCCATTGGGACCATACCGTATGAATTGTTGGTCAATATCTCGCAACGGGTGAAAAGAGTTTATTTTTACGAGTAA
- a CDS encoding RagB/SusD family nutrient uptake outer membrane protein encodes MKTKNIILLLLVGLFTTSCSKEFLDKEPFDKLVPNSYFTTEADLALFSNSFYQDFIPTGLSIVQADEMGDYTSKNNSPTFIAGNFSSVDQGSWNWTKLRNINYFLEKYNNPNISQEARNHYAGVARFFRAYFYYEMVKDFGDVPWYSKTLTTTDEDLYKPRDPRAMVMDSVLADLDFAVANIRPAKDNSASMITKWVALGLKSRICLFEGTFRKYHEDLKLKTTANQWLTASAAASEEIMKGSQYALYSTGNPSSDYRTLFTSENPVSAEIMWANVFNNSIKRWHEITWKFNSATYGARWGLNKQFVNTYLNIDGTRFTDKVNYDQILFVDEMKDRDPRLEQTVRSIGYKRSDGSAAPPNFGYTFTGYHIHKFSLDDKRLDGVAEGYNSITMMRYAEILLNYAEAKAELGPMDPEIWKQTIGALRTRAGINAQEPAVADQYLKTVYFPEISDKYLLEVRRERGIELVYEGLRYDDLLRWKKGKLLEMDWKGIYVPALDLEMDLDGNKTPDVCFVKTIPAKTTAGVVYYVVDGSAAKLSEGTKGHIIWRSDEEREFSDKKYYKPISNNDIVLNDNLVQNPGWK; translated from the coding sequence ATGAAGACTAAAAATATAATTTTATTATTACTTGTCGGTTTATTTACAACTTCTTGTAGTAAAGAGTTCTTAGATAAAGAGCCTTTTGATAAGCTTGTTCCAAATTCATATTTTACGACCGAAGCTGATTTAGCTTTGTTTTCTAATTCTTTCTATCAAGACTTTATTCCGACAGGCTTGAGTATTGTTCAAGCGGATGAAATGGGTGACTATACCTCCAAGAATAATTCACCGACTTTTATTGCGGGAAATTTTTCGTCAGTAGATCAGGGCTCTTGGAATTGGACAAAACTTAGAAATATTAATTATTTTCTTGAAAAGTACAATAACCCTAATATCTCTCAAGAGGCTAGAAATCATTATGCTGGTGTAGCTCGTTTTTTTAGAGCTTATTTTTATTATGAGATGGTCAAAGATTTTGGTGATGTGCCTTGGTATTCAAAAACCTTGACAACTACAGATGAAGACCTCTATAAGCCGCGTGATCCGAGAGCAATGGTGATGGATTCAGTATTAGCAGATCTGGATTTCGCAGTTGCAAATATTCGTCCTGCAAAGGACAATAGTGCTTCGATGATAACCAAATGGGTAGCCTTAGGTCTGAAATCTCGTATTTGCCTCTTTGAAGGAACTTTTAGGAAATACCATGAGGATTTAAAGCTAAAGACTACAGCGAACCAATGGTTAACAGCATCAGCTGCAGCTTCAGAGGAAATTATGAAGGGAAGCCAATATGCGTTGTATTCAACGGGGAATCCATCTAGTGACTATAGAACACTGTTTACAAGTGAAAATCCAGTTAGTGCAGAAATCATGTGGGCTAATGTCTTTAATAATTCGATAAAGAGATGGCATGAGATTACCTGGAAGTTTAATTCAGCAACTTATGGAGCGCGGTGGGGTTTAAATAAACAATTTGTAAATACGTATTTAAATATCGATGGAACACGTTTTACGGATAAGGTCAATTATGATCAAATACTATTTGTAGATGAAATGAAAGACCGTGATCCACGGTTAGAACAGACTGTCCGCTCAATAGGATATAAGCGTTCTGATGGTTCTGCTGCCCCACCAAATTTTGGTTATACATTCACGGGTTATCATATCCATAAATTTAGTTTAGATGATAAACGTCTTGATGGAGTTGCAGAAGGGTATAATTCCATTACGATGATGCGTTATGCTGAAATTTTATTGAATTATGCAGAGGCGAAAGCCGAGTTAGGGCCGATGGATCCAGAGATATGGAAACAGACAATTGGTGCTTTACGTACACGTGCAGGTATCAATGCACAAGAACCAGCTGTAGCGGATCAGTATCTGAAAACGGTTTATTTTCCAGAGATATCAGATAAATACTTATTGGAAGTACGTAGAGAACGTGGTATTGAGTTAGTATATGAGGGTTTACGTTATGATGATTTATTGCGTTGGAAAAAGGGTAAATTATTGGAGATGGATTGGAAAGGGATTTATGTTCCAGCACTTGATCTCGAAATGGATTTAGATGGTAATAAAACTCCTGATGTGTGTTTTGTAAAGACTATTCCTGCAAAAACAACGGCAGGAGTCGTTTATTATGTCGTAGATGGTTCTGCAGCAAAATTATCGGAAGGAACCAAAGGTCATATCATTTGGCGATCTGATGAAGAACGGGAATTTAGTGATAAAAAATATTATAAACCAATATCGAATAATGATATCGTGTTAAATGATAATTTAGTACAAAACCCTGGTTGGAAATAA
- a CDS encoding iron chaperone, with product MNVEFKTVEAYIASFPIEVQPILLQVRKTILQHAHEATEGIAYGMPAYKLKGKPLVYFGGFQKHIGFYATPTGHSKFEAELASYKQGKGSVQFPLKHPIPYELIGKIVDFRVSETLEKFK from the coding sequence ATGAATGTTGAATTTAAAACAGTGGAAGCGTATATCGCTTCTTTCCCAATAGAAGTGCAGCCTATCTTGTTGCAGGTACGCAAAACCATTTTACAGCACGCCCATGAGGCTACAGAGGGAATTGCCTATGGTATGCCTGCTTACAAATTAAAAGGAAAACCGCTTGTTTACTTCGGTGGATTTCAGAAACATATTGGCTTTTATGCAACTCCAACCGGTCATTCGAAATTTGAAGCCGAACTTGCTTCTTATAAGCAAGGTAAAGGTTCGGTTCAATTTCCACTAAAGCACCCGATACCTTATGAATTGATTGGGAAAATTGTTGATTTTAGGGTTTCAGAGACTTTGGAGAAATTTAAATAG
- a CDS encoding SusC/RagA family TonB-linked outer membrane protein, with protein MNKFIPIFLLAGISFANNLQARSSFAIETVLLQEQGKVTGKVVDGRGNAISGATVAIKGTTNVIATNDRGEFDFSVSQTKSFTLTVSCVGFSTKDFQIEPNQQIVITLDNKNDLEEVVVVGYGTQKKSNLTGAVSQITSEVLENRPAPNLSRMLQGTLPNLNLRMVDGSPTRGATFNVRGTTSIGAGGAALVLIDGVEGDANMVNPNDIASVTVLKDASSAAIYGSRAAFGVVLITTKTPVKGKTKIDFNTSYSFNKRTVEPKLVTNGYEWAKNFNDGFNAWYDYKSTPISVNNIYPFSLEYLEALKQHNENPTGEDVVFNEAKNRYEYFGNTDWYNEIYKDVMPATEQALSISGGGEKASYLLSGRYYHQDGIFKYNPDKFNKYNMRGKGEVKINDWLTFQNNTEISTYDYRYPMFADGDGNIWRQFEHQGYPMAVMKNPDGTYTHTAVYTGVASYMEGNNKSDLNNTYLRNTAGVIIKPIADLTVKGDFTYSRTWENETRTNNYLNYSNAPGEMARFGRSMLREWNENTRYLAGNITANYVKTFNDKHDFNGLVGYNVESSTTKALRAQRDGILLESKPDFNLMDGLNYNISGGGKEWAYLGLFYRFNYAYDNKYLIELNGRYDGSSKFPENQRFGFFPSISAGWVLSQEKFFAPVKAVVNNLKFRASYGSLGNGNVDPYRYLEQMNVSKTSVVLNGVQTSYTRLPGVIPDGLTWERSTTFNIGADVGFFNNNLNFTFDWYNRNTYDMFTVGQPLPNVFGATVPYGNYADMSTKGWELTANFNSQFELGGKPFNWGINGSLWDSKSTIERFNNPNNLLSTYYVGQQVGEIWGYETEGFFTSLDDVKNHANQSFIKNSNNNIWLPGDLKFADLNDDGVINQGDNTLDNPGDRKIIGNNEPRYQYGFTLSGNWNGFGLSAFFQGIGKRDWYFASEAGLFWGPYNRPYGYQPEKMMNDIWSEENTDGYFPRYRGYTALGADRSLGAPQTRYLQDVSYLRLKTLTVDYTLPKSWVNRLKISNAQIYMSAQNLFTFSGLFKHSENFDPEVMETPIGELTNGSGQGYAYPMLKTTTIGLNLTF; from the coding sequence ATGAATAAATTTATACCAATATTTCTATTGGCAGGAATTTCTTTTGCTAATAATTTGCAAGCGAGGTCTAGTTTTGCTATTGAAACGGTGCTCTTGCAAGAACAAGGGAAAGTGACAGGAAAGGTCGTTGATGGACGAGGAAATGCTATTTCGGGCGCTACTGTGGCGATTAAAGGGACGACAAATGTGATTGCAACAAATGATCGTGGTGAGTTTGATTTCTCCGTATCGCAAACAAAATCGTTTACGTTAACAGTTTCCTGTGTAGGTTTCTCTACCAAGGATTTTCAGATTGAACCTAACCAGCAAATTGTAATCACTTTAGATAATAAAAACGATTTGGAAGAAGTCGTGGTCGTTGGTTACGGGACACAAAAAAAATCAAATTTAACAGGAGCTGTTTCTCAGATTACTTCAGAAGTGCTGGAAAATAGACCTGCACCAAATCTTTCACGCATGTTGCAAGGTACACTTCCAAACTTAAATCTTAGGATGGTCGATGGTAGCCCTACACGGGGTGCAACTTTTAATGTTCGTGGAACAACATCTATTGGTGCTGGTGGTGCTGCTTTAGTCCTTATTGATGGGGTCGAAGGTGATGCAAATATGGTTAACCCAAATGATATCGCATCTGTAACGGTTCTGAAAGATGCCTCTTCGGCAGCTATTTATGGTTCTAGAGCGGCGTTTGGGGTGGTTTTGATTACGACTAAAACACCAGTTAAAGGAAAGACAAAAATTGATTTTAATACAAGTTATTCTTTTAATAAACGTACCGTAGAACCAAAATTGGTTACGAATGGCTATGAATGGGCTAAGAATTTTAATGATGGCTTCAACGCTTGGTATGATTATAAATCTACACCAATTTCGGTTAATAATATTTACCCTTTTTCCCTTGAATACCTTGAGGCTTTAAAGCAACATAATGAAAATCCAACTGGTGAGGATGTGGTTTTTAATGAAGCAAAAAACAGATATGAATATTTCGGAAATACAGATTGGTATAACGAAATCTATAAAGATGTCATGCCAGCAACTGAGCAAGCATTGAGTATTTCTGGCGGAGGTGAAAAGGCTTCATATTTATTGTCTGGTCGGTATTACCATCAGGATGGTATTTTTAAATATAATCCAGACAAGTTTAATAAATATAACATGCGTGGGAAGGGAGAGGTTAAGATCAACGATTGGTTAACTTTTCAAAATAATACAGAGATCAGTACCTATGATTATCGCTACCCCATGTTTGCTGATGGTGATGGCAATATCTGGAGACAATTTGAGCATCAAGGTTACCCCATGGCAGTTATGAAAAATCCCGATGGAACGTATACGCATACAGCTGTATATACAGGGGTTGCTTCTTACATGGAAGGGAACAATAAGTCGGATTTAAATAACACCTATTTGCGTAATACTGCAGGTGTAATTATCAAACCTATTGCGGATCTGACTGTGAAAGGTGATTTTACTTATTCTAGAACTTGGGAAAATGAAACGCGCACGAATAATTATTTGAATTATAGTAATGCTCCAGGTGAAATGGCTCGTTTCGGACGAAGTATGCTTCGCGAATGGAATGAAAACACGCGCTACTTGGCTGGAAATATTACAGCAAATTATGTGAAGACGTTTAATGATAAGCATGATTTTAATGGCTTAGTGGGTTATAATGTCGAATCTTCAACCACAAAGGCGTTACGTGCTCAGCGTGATGGTATTCTTTTGGAGAGTAAACCTGACTTCAATTTGATGGATGGATTGAATTATAATATTTCAGGAGGTGGTAAAGAATGGGCATATTTGGGTTTATTTTACCGATTTAACTATGCGTATGATAATAAATATCTGATCGAGTTGAATGGTCGTTACGACGGTTCATCAAAATTTCCTGAAAATCAACGTTTTGGTTTTTTTCCTTCCATATCAGCAGGTTGGGTGCTGTCGCAGGAGAAGTTCTTTGCACCGGTTAAAGCGGTCGTTAATAATTTAAAATTCCGTGCTTCTTATGGTTCTTTGGGTAATGGAAATGTTGATCCATATCGTTACTTAGAACAGATGAACGTGAGTAAAACTTCTGTGGTCCTCAATGGTGTGCAGACAAGTTATACGAGGTTACCAGGAGTAATTCCAGATGGATTGACATGGGAACGTTCAACGACTTTTAATATCGGAGCAGATGTTGGATTTTTCAACAATAATCTAAACTTCACTTTTGATTGGTACAACCGGAATACTTACGATATGTTTACCGTAGGGCAGCCATTACCAAATGTTTTTGGTGCTACAGTTCCTTATGGAAATTATGCCGATATGTCGACCAAGGGTTGGGAGTTGACCGCTAATTTTAACAGCCAGTTTGAGTTGGGAGGAAAACCTTTTAATTGGGGAATAAATGGTTCACTTTGGGATAGTAAATCTACAATTGAACGATTTAATAACCCGAACAATCTCTTGAGTACTTATTATGTAGGGCAGCAGGTAGGGGAAATCTGGGGATATGAGACAGAAGGATTCTTTACATCGCTAGATGATGTTAAAAATCATGCAAATCAGAGTTTTATTAAAAACTCAAATAATAATATCTGGTTACCAGGCGATCTTAAATTTGCCGATTTGAATGATGATGGTGTCATCAACCAAGGTGACAATACCTTGGATAACCCAGGTGACCGTAAGATTATAGGAAATAATGAACCCCGATATCAATACGGATTTACACTTTCAGGAAACTGGAACGGTTTTGGACTTTCTGCATTTTTCCAAGGGATTGGAAAACGTGATTGGTATTTTGCTTCTGAGGCAGGTTTATTCTGGGGACCTTATAATAGACCTTATGGATATCAACCCGAGAAAATGATGAATGATATCTGGAGTGAAGAAAATACAGATGGTTATTTCCCTCGCTACCGTGGCTATACAGCTCTTGGGGCTGACCGTTCTTTAGGCGCTCCGCAGACACGTTACTTACAAGATGTTTCTTACTTGCGATTGAAAACATTGACAGTAGATTATACCCTTCCGAAAAGTTGGGTCAATCGTTTGAAGATTTCAAATGCTCAAATTTATATGTCAGCGCAGAATTTATTTACTTTTTCAGGACTATTCAAACATTCGGAGAACTTCGATCCCGAAGTAATGGAAACCCCTATTGGCGAATTGACGAATGGATCGGGACAAGGGTATGCTTACCCAATGTTAAAAACGACAACTATTGGTCTAAACTTAACTTTTTAA